A DNA window from Thiothrix subterranea contains the following coding sequences:
- a CDS encoding ATP-binding protein: MLQKLPVGIQTFEEIIGKDYLYIDKTEAIHRLIASGKYYFLSRPRRFGKSLTLSTLNAIFSGKRDLFKGLWIENQWDWDNKHPVVHLSFSSIGYREIGLEQAIRQELNKIGTTGGITFPQQASIALMFRQLLEQLAQQHGKKVVLLIDEYDKPLIDYLDDIPQARTNQQVMKTFYSVIKDSDPYLEFLLITGVSKFSKVSVFSDLNNLYDLTLDHKAATLMGYTQTELEHYFAPYFPAAEQRLKLSREELLEKLRRWYNGYSWDNEHFVYNPYSILSFFSANAFRNFWFESGTPTFLIKLMRRDWLYQFDNLELSERAFSSYDIEYLETLPILFQTGYLTIKGIDEHNLYRLDYPNAEVKEALLEYMISNLRHEQTALGTPLVVHLHKAFQANDLEQVIDIIKSIFKKIPSQIFIKEAEAYYHSLIYLVFFYLGQYTEAEVNDNTGRIDCVVKTPTHIYIIEFKLNKNAKTALKQIKDKDYAGAYRTDPRHKVLLGINFSSKAKTVDDWVTELAASSA; encoded by the coding sequence ATGTTGCAAAAACTCCCCGTCGGCATCCAAACCTTTGAAGAAATCATCGGCAAAGACTACCTGTACATCGACAAAACCGAAGCCATCCACCGCCTGATTGCCAGCGGCAAATACTACTTCCTCTCGCGTCCGCGCCGCTTCGGAAAATCGCTGACACTCTCCACCCTCAACGCCATTTTCAGCGGCAAACGCGACCTGTTCAAAGGCTTGTGGATTGAAAATCAATGGGATTGGGATAACAAGCATCCAGTGGTACACCTGTCTTTTAGCAGTATTGGTTATCGAGAAATTGGCTTAGAACAAGCTATCCGCCAAGAACTGAACAAGATCGGGACAACAGGGGGCATAACATTTCCACAGCAAGCCAGCATCGCGTTGATGTTTCGCCAACTGTTGGAGCAGTTAGCACAACAACACGGCAAAAAAGTTGTCCTGCTCATCGACGAATACGACAAGCCGCTGATTGACTACCTCGATGACATTCCACAAGCCCGAACAAATCAACAGGTGATGAAAACCTTTTACTCGGTCATCAAAGACAGCGACCCCTATTTGGAATTTCTGCTCATCACCGGCGTATCCAAATTCAGCAAAGTCTCCGTCTTTTCCGACCTAAATAACCTCTATGACCTGACATTAGACCACAAAGCCGCCACCTTGATGGGCTACACCCAAACCGAATTAGAGCATTATTTCGCCCCCTACTTCCCCGCTGCCGAGCAACGCCTGAAACTCAGCCGTGAAGAACTGCTGGAAAAACTACGCCGCTGGTACAATGGCTATTCTTGGGATAACGAACATTTCGTCTACAACCCCTACTCTATCCTCAGTTTTTTCAGCGCCAATGCGTTTCGCAACTTCTGGTTTGAATCCGGCACGCCCACGTTCTTGATCAAACTGATGCGACGCGACTGGCTCTATCAATTCGACAACCTCGAACTGAGCGAACGCGCCTTTTCCAGTTACGACATTGAATATCTGGAAACCTTGCCAATCTTATTCCAAACCGGCTATTTGACGATCAAAGGTATCGACGAACACAACCTGTACCGCCTAGACTACCCCAACGCTGAAGTCAAAGAAGCCCTACTGGAATACATGATCAGCAACCTGCGGCATGAGCAAACCGCACTCGGCACACCCTTGGTTGTGCATTTACACAAGGCATTCCAAGCCAATGACCTTGAACAAGTCATCGACATCATCAAAAGCATCTTCAAGAAAATCCCCTCGCAGATCTTTATCAAAGAAGCCGAAGCCTATTACCACAGCCTGATTTACTTGGTATTTTTCTATCTGGGGCAATACACCGAAGCCGAAGTCAACGACAATACCGGGCGCATTGATTGCGTGGTCAAAACCCCCACGCACATCTACATTATCGAATTCAAGCTCAATAAAAATGCCAAAACTGCCCTCAAGCAAATAAAAGACAAAGACTATGCAGGCGCGTATCGCACTGATCCACGCCATAAAGTGCTGTTAGGCATCAACTTTAGCAGCAAAGCCAAAACGGTGGATGATTGGGTCACGGAATTGGCAGCCAGCAGCGCCTAA
- the pilB gene encoding type IV-A pilus assembly ATPase PilB, producing MIPLTSSIPLPGLARQLVVQDLLDKESATQAVQKARAEKVSLVEWMIRSRIVSTKDVAYAASLEYGLSMVDLDQISIPPPIAALLSPEQMRKLNLIPLYQRGKNLMVGLADPTYLTNLDDVKFATGLIPEPVFVEFDKLQRYISSDDGMSGHAAQPHSGKASPTAAPVAAAKEISLDVRDLKTKDDEDPAVIEFVDKLLAHGIKSKASDIHIEIFEKNMRIRYRIDGILQVVATPPNDSAQQLISRIKVLARMNISERRVPQDGRIRFTVSDKQKIDFRVNTLPTLFGEKVVMRILDSSNATLGVEKLGFEPKQQHDFMKALEKPDGMILVTGPTGSGKTVTLYTGLGILNTPEKNISTAEDPAEINMPGVNQVNVNAKVGLTFAEALRSFLRQDPDIIMVGEIRDLETAEIAIKAAQTGHLVLSTLHTNSAPETLTRLMNMGVPTFNIASSIHLIIAQRLARRLCENCKKPSEVPRDVLLQMGFHQEEIPALKLYEPCGCSECSRGYKGRVGIYQVMPISAEMGRMIMNGSNSLEIAEQSLKEGIADLRRSALNKVRQGVTSLAELERVTSD from the coding sequence ATGATTCCGCTGACTTCTTCCATCCCCTTACCGGGGTTAGCCAGACAATTAGTTGTGCAAGACTTGCTCGACAAAGAGTCGGCGACGCAAGCCGTGCAAAAAGCGCGTGCGGAAAAAGTCTCGCTGGTGGAATGGATGATCCGCTCACGCATCGTATCCACCAAAGACGTCGCCTACGCCGCCAGCCTCGAATACGGCCTCAGTATGGTCGACCTCGACCAAATCAGCATTCCGCCGCCGATTGCAGCCTTGCTCAGCCCAGAGCAAATGCGCAAACTCAACCTGATTCCCCTCTATCAGCGCGGCAAAAATCTCATGGTGGGCTTGGCTGACCCCACGTATTTGACCAATCTGGATGATGTCAAATTTGCCACCGGCTTAATCCCCGAACCCGTTTTTGTCGAATTCGACAAGCTGCAACGCTACATCAGCAGCGACGACGGCATGAGCGGGCACGCCGCCCAACCTCACAGCGGCAAAGCCTCTCCTACTGCCGCGCCGGTAGCCGCTGCCAAAGAAATATCCCTAGACGTCCGCGATCTCAAAACCAAAGATGACGAAGATCCCGCCGTCATTGAATTCGTCGACAAGCTGTTAGCTCATGGCATTAAATCCAAAGCGTCGGATATTCACATTGAAATCTTTGAAAAAAACATGCGCATCCGCTACCGGATCGACGGCATTTTGCAAGTCGTTGCCACCCCACCCAACGATTCCGCCCAGCAATTAATTTCGCGCATCAAAGTACTGGCGCGGATGAACATTTCCGAACGCCGCGTCCCTCAAGACGGGCGTATTCGCTTTACGGTCAGCGACAAGCAAAAAATCGACTTTCGTGTCAACACCCTCCCCACCCTGTTCGGTGAAAAAGTGGTTATGCGGATACTTGACTCATCCAACGCCACGCTAGGGGTAGAAAAGCTCGGTTTTGAACCCAAGCAACAACACGATTTCATGAAAGCGCTGGAAAAACCCGATGGCATGATTCTGGTAACAGGCCCCACCGGTAGCGGTAAAACCGTCACGCTATACACCGGTTTAGGCATCCTCAACACCCCGGAAAAAAACATTTCCACTGCCGAAGACCCCGCCGAAATCAATATGCCCGGCGTGAACCAAGTCAACGTCAACGCCAAAGTCGGGCTGACCTTTGCCGAAGCTCTGCGCTCTTTTTTGCGTCAAGACCCGGACATCATCATGGTGGGGGAAATCCGCGACCTTGAAACCGCTGAAATTGCCATCAAAGCGGCACAAACCGGACACTTGGTGTTATCCACGTTGCACACCAATAGCGCCCCGGAAACCTTGACCCGTTTGATGAACATGGGCGTGCCGACGTTCAATATCGCCTCCTCCATTCACTTAATTATTGCCCAACGCCTCGCCCGGCGCTTGTGTGAAAATTGCAAAAAACCCTCGGAGGTACCCCGCGACGTTTTGCTGCAAATGGGCTTTCACCAAGAGGAAATTCCAGCCCTCAAGCTGTATGAGCCTTGCGGCTGTTCAGAATGTTCGCGCGGCTACAAAGGGCGGGTAGGTATTTACCAAGTCATGCCGATTTCCGCCGAAATGGGGCGCATGATTATGAATGGCAGCAACTCGCTGGAAATCGCTGAACAATCCCTCAAAGAAGGCATTGCGGATTTACGCCGTTCCGCGCTCAACAAAGTGCGCCAAGGCGTCACCTCATTGGCTGAATTGGAGCGCGTCACTTCAGACTAA
- the opgC gene encoding OpgC domain-containing protein, giving the protein MKRDISLDILRGLMLIIMAADHFGEPIFQHLYEFAGYVSAAEGFVFLSGMLVALVYSRYHVAGGLVLEQRVWQRAAVIYQYHLMVVLGVFVFTVATQWSGAYWTSFANEMQAEPARGLLSALLLVYQPPMLDVLPLYVVLMLAAPFGLRLMLQYQAIGVGMVLLGSGSFWLAAQYGWGHDVLGLLPHGLLLRGGAFDFMAWQFIFVLGMVLGVLRFNSKGELPRVNGWLWSISLVVIVALYLQRHGYVQRDLSPVTAWLQEYRHIARDNLAWLRLTNFLAFVYVIAGVIVLHRRYNVLKLLALPARWLGFLGQHSLQVFAYHLVVLYCYIPFRWGDWAFTDNQKWFVLVVFLASLSLPALWHKAYLQRKKQAAQPVQNLKPLCNATMPPVILV; this is encoded by the coding sequence ATGAAGCGTGATATTTCGCTGGATATACTCAGAGGCTTGATGTTGATCATTATGGCCGCTGACCATTTTGGTGAGCCGATTTTCCAGCACTTGTATGAGTTTGCTGGGTATGTCAGTGCGGCGGAAGGCTTTGTCTTTCTCTCCGGCATGTTGGTGGCGTTGGTGTACAGCCGTTATCACGTTGCGGGCGGCTTGGTGTTGGAACAACGGGTTTGGCAGCGGGCGGCAGTGATTTACCAGTACCATCTGATGGTGGTGCTAGGGGTATTTGTGTTCACGGTAGCAACGCAATGGTCGGGCGCGTATTGGACGAGCTTTGCCAATGAGATGCAGGCAGAACCGGCACGCGGTTTGTTATCGGCGCTGTTACTGGTGTATCAGCCGCCGATGCTGGATGTATTGCCGCTGTATGTGGTGTTGATGTTGGCAGCGCCGTTTGGGTTGCGCTTGATGTTGCAATACCAAGCCATTGGGGTGGGGATGGTGTTGCTGGGCAGCGGCAGTTTTTGGCTGGCAGCGCAATATGGCTGGGGGCATGATGTGTTGGGGTTATTGCCGCACGGTTTGTTGTTGCGGGGTGGTGCGTTTGATTTTATGGCTTGGCAATTTATTTTTGTGCTGGGCATGGTGTTGGGGGTCTTGCGTTTTAACAGCAAGGGCGAGTTACCGCGTGTGAATGGCTGGTTGTGGTCGATCAGTTTGGTGGTGATTGTGGCCTTGTATCTGCAACGGCATGGCTATGTTCAGCGTGATTTGTCGCCCGTGACAGCGTGGTTGCAGGAATACCGCCACATTGCACGGGATAATTTGGCGTGGTTACGGTTGACGAATTTCTTGGCGTTTGTGTACGTGATTGCGGGGGTGATTGTGTTACACCGGCGCTATAACGTGTTGAAGCTGTTGGCTTTACCAGCGCGTTGGCTGGGATTTTTGGGGCAGCATTCCTTGCAGGTCTTCGCTTACCATCTGGTGGTATTGTATTGCTACATTCCGTTCCGTTGGGGGGATTGGGCGTTTACGGATAATCAGAAATGGTTTGTGTTGGTGGTGTTTTTGGCAAGTTTAAGCTTGCCTGCGCTGTGGCATAAAGCCTATTTACAGCGCAAGAAGCAAGCCGCGCAACCCGTTCAGAATTTGAAGCCCTTGTGCAACGCTACAATGCCACCCGTCATATTGGTGTAA
- a CDS encoding prepilin peptidase, translating to MELIFLLKTSPVWLISVVGLFSLLVGSFLNVVIYRLPIMLERQWKQDCNEWLDQPPDKLDTGDFNLVVPRSQCPTCGHKITALENIPVISYVFLRGKCAGCKTPISSQYPLVELATALLSMLVAWRVGYGVELVALLGFTWVLVALFMIDAQTMLLPDILTYPLLWAGLLLNISGTLVNLPDAVVGAAFGYLALWSVFHLFRLLTGKEGMGHGDFKLLAALGAWGGWQILPFVIFASSAFGAVFGILWMLAKGKRESLPMPFGPWLAMAGFVAIVWREAILTWMSRIFIPF from the coding sequence ATGGAACTGATTTTTTTACTCAAAACCAGCCCTGTTTGGCTGATAAGCGTCGTGGGGCTATTTTCGCTATTGGTGGGCAGTTTTCTGAACGTGGTGATCTACCGCCTGCCTATCATGCTGGAACGCCAGTGGAAACAGGATTGCAATGAATGGCTGGATCAACCACCCGATAAGCTGGATACCGGCGATTTCAATCTGGTCGTGCCACGCTCACAATGCCCGACCTGTGGTCACAAAATCACGGCATTGGAAAACATTCCCGTGATCAGCTACGTATTTCTGCGCGGCAAATGTGCCGGTTGCAAAACGCCGATTTCCAGCCAATATCCGTTGGTGGAATTGGCAACGGCATTGCTGTCCATGTTGGTTGCTTGGCGCGTCGGTTATGGCGTTGAACTGGTAGCGTTGCTCGGCTTTACTTGGGTCTTGGTCGCGCTGTTTATGATTGACGCGCAAACCATGCTGCTGCCTGACATTCTGACGTATCCGCTGCTGTGGGCGGGTTTGCTGCTCAATATCAGTGGCACGTTGGTGAATTTGCCGGATGCGGTGGTGGGCGCAGCTTTTGGTTATTTGGCGTTGTGGTCAGTGTTTCACCTGTTCCGACTGTTGACGGGCAAGGAAGGCATGGGGCATGGCGATTTCAAATTGCTGGCAGCACTCGGCGCGTGGGGTGGCTGGCAAATTCTACCGTTTGTGATTTTTGCGTCATCCGCGTTTGGGGCGGTGTTTGGCATTTTGTGGATGCTGGCAAAAGGCAAACGCGAAAGCCTGCCCATGCCATTTGGCCCTTGGCTGGCAATGGCAGGCTTTGTGGCAATCGTATGGCGCGAGGCAATTTTGACGTGGATGAGCCGGATTTTCATCCCCTTCTAA
- the tfpZ gene encoding TfpX/TfpZ family type IV pilin accessory protein encodes MIKDKLKAASIHLAISAFILAAFLLIVFSIWYPAPFADISGLNNLLAVLIGVDLILGPLLTFIIFKRNKSTLKFDLSVIASIQLVALIYGSFTIYQGHPAYVVYAIDRFELISAKEALPERAQHEEFKISKLSTPKLAYAKRPEDSDTRNKLLFEVLSGLPDLERRPEYYEPFDQFAGEVLKQGLTPQQFSSNPENQQKLSAFLEKYGKSAADYAYLPLIGKEKDVLWVWDRTNAKPVGTLDISPWQLPKVAANR; translated from the coding sequence ATGATAAAAGATAAACTTAAAGCTGCATCTATACACTTAGCGATCAGTGCTTTCATTCTTGCAGCATTTCTTTTGATTGTTTTTTCTATTTGGTATCCAGCGCCTTTTGCTGATATTAGCGGGCTTAACAATCTTTTAGCTGTTTTGATTGGTGTTGACCTCATACTTGGTCCGTTATTGACATTCATTATATTCAAAAGAAACAAATCAACTTTAAAATTTGATCTATCAGTGATTGCATCTATTCAATTGGTGGCGTTAATTTATGGTAGCTTTACCATTTACCAAGGACATCCCGCTTATGTCGTTTATGCCATTGACCGTTTTGAACTAATCTCAGCTAAAGAGGCATTACCAGAAAGAGCGCAACACGAAGAGTTTAAGATTTCTAAACTCTCGACTCCAAAATTGGCTTATGCAAAAAGACCAGAAGATAGCGACACTAGAAACAAACTATTATTTGAAGTGCTATCTGGATTACCAGACTTGGAAAGACGCCCAGAATATTACGAACCCTTCGATCAATTCGCGGGCGAAGTGCTGAAACAAGGTTTAACACCGCAACAATTTAGCAGTAACCCCGAAAACCAACAAAAGCTAAGCGCGTTTCTGGAGAAATACGGTAAAAGCGCCGCAGATTATGCTTATCTACCCTTGATCGGCAAAGAGAAAGACGTGCTATGGGTATGGGATCGCACAAATGCAAAACCTGTCGGCACACTCGATATTAGCCCCTGGCAATTACCCAAAGTAGCAGCCAACCGCTAA
- a CDS encoding Rpn family recombination-promoting nuclease/putative transposase, giving the protein MQDKYVNPFTDFGFKKLFGEEPHKELLISFLNTLLPEKHQIQDLQYTRNEQQGASILDRKAIFDLSCVSLTGERFIVELQKAKQNYFKDRSLYYATFPIQEQAQRGDWDYKLAAVYTVGILDFTFEEDREAAEKPVMHFIQLKNQSGHVFYDKLTFIYLTLPYFQKTLTELQTDQDKWFYIFKHLHELQEIPPVLQGAVFLKLFEAAQIACFNPAERQAYEDSLKYYRDLKNVTDTAREEGWEEGREEGREEGISIGVERGKQEEQRKVILALSAKGLDAAFIADTLNLSVDFVQQVMAE; this is encoded by the coding sequence ATGCAGGACAAGTACGTTAATCCCTTTACCGATTTTGGTTTTAAGAAGCTGTTCGGGGAAGAACCACACAAGGAGCTGTTGATCAGTTTTCTTAATACTTTATTGCCTGAAAAACACCAGATTCAGGATTTGCAATATACCCGTAATGAACAGCAAGGGGCGAGCATTCTCGACCGTAAAGCTATTTTCGATTTGAGCTGTGTTAGCTTGACGGGTGAGCGCTTCATTGTCGAATTGCAGAAAGCCAAACAGAATTATTTTAAAGACCGTAGCTTGTATTACGCCACCTTTCCGATTCAGGAGCAGGCGCAACGGGGGGATTGGGATTACAAGCTGGCGGCGGTGTATACGGTTGGTATTCTGGACTTTACGTTTGAGGAAGATCGGGAAGCAGCAGAAAAGCCAGTGATGCATTTTATTCAGCTCAAGAATCAGAGCGGGCATGTTTTTTACGATAAATTAACTTTCATTTATCTGACGTTGCCGTATTTTCAGAAGACACTGACGGAGTTGCAAACGGATCAGGATAAGTGGTTTTACATTTTTAAGCATTTACACGAATTGCAGGAAATTCCGCCCGTATTGCAGGGTGCAGTTTTTCTCAAACTGTTTGAAGCGGCACAGATTGCTTGTTTCAATCCGGCGGAGCGCCAAGCCTACGAAGACAGCCTTAAATATTACCGTGATCTCAAAAATGTGACGGACACCGCGCGGGAAGAAGGCTGGGAAGAGGGACGAGAGGAGGGACGCGAAGAAGGTATCAGCATCGGGGTTGAGCGTGGTAAACAGGAGGAGCAACGCAAGGTTATTCTTGCTTTGTCTGCCAAGGGTTTGGATGCGGCGTTCATCGCTGATACTTTGAATCTATCGGTCGATTTTGTGCAGCAAGTGATGGCGGAGTAG
- a CDS encoding type II secretion system F family protein produces MQSNTLKKPVAGKKPAPSEAQAIYKWEGVNRNGVKMRGETEAVNPNWLRAELRRKGINPGRIYRKPKPLFKAAIKPGDIAQFARQLTTMMRSGVPMVQSLELMASGGDNASVRELVNKLRADIEGGASLGSALAKHPKYFDKLFVNLVKAGEQAGTLETMLEKVATYKEKSEALKAKVKSAMMYPIIVVVAAVVVSAILLIWVIPQFKEVFSSFGADLPAFTLLVISFSDWLVANWWQPILMFVAVGTGFTQARQRSPAFDRFVDKASLKIPIMGNILNLSAVARFARTLATMFAAGVPLVEAMDSVAGATGNALYEEASRRIQDDTARGVQLNTSMQTTQLFPNMMVQMTRIGEESGRLEEMLAKVADYYEAQVDGLVDTLAKQIEPLIMAVLGGIVGSLVIAMYLPIFKLGAVV; encoded by the coding sequence ATGCAAAGCAACACCTTGAAAAAACCGGTAGCAGGCAAAAAACCCGCCCCCAGCGAAGCACAAGCCATTTACAAGTGGGAAGGCGTTAACCGCAATGGGGTGAAAATGCGCGGCGAAACCGAAGCCGTGAACCCCAACTGGTTACGCGCTGAACTGCGACGCAAAGGCATTAATCCGGGGCGTATCTACCGCAAACCCAAACCCTTGTTCAAAGCCGCCATCAAACCGGGGGATATTGCGCAATTTGCCCGCCAATTGACCACCATGATGCGTTCCGGCGTACCCATGGTGCAATCCTTGGAACTCATGGCTTCCGGGGGCGATAACGCCTCAGTCCGCGAATTGGTGAACAAATTACGTGCAGACATTGAAGGCGGTGCCAGTTTAGGTTCAGCGTTAGCCAAACACCCCAAGTATTTCGACAAACTTTTCGTCAACTTGGTGAAAGCGGGTGAACAGGCCGGTACGCTGGAAACCATGCTGGAAAAAGTCGCCACCTACAAAGAAAAAAGCGAAGCGCTCAAAGCCAAAGTCAAAAGTGCGATGATGTACCCGATTATCGTCGTGGTTGCTGCCGTGGTGGTATCGGCGATTTTGCTGATCTGGGTTATTCCGCAGTTTAAGGAAGTGTTTAGCAGCTTTGGCGCAGACTTGCCTGCTTTCACGCTATTGGTCATTTCATTTTCAGATTGGCTGGTCGCTAACTGGTGGCAACCCATTCTGATGTTTGTTGCAGTGGGAACCGGCTTCACCCAAGCGCGGCAACGCTCGCCAGCCTTTGACCGTTTCGTGGATAAAGCGTCGTTAAAAATCCCGATTATGGGTAATATCCTGAACTTGTCGGCGGTCGCCCGGTTTGCGCGTACCCTAGCCACCATGTTTGCGGCGGGTGTGCCGTTGGTGGAAGCGATGGATTCGGTGGCGGGCGCGACCGGCAATGCCTTGTATGAAGAAGCGTCGCGGCGGATTCAAGACGATACCGCTCGCGGGGTGCAATTGAACACCTCCATGCAAACCACGCAATTATTCCCGAATATGATGGTACAAATGACCCGTATCGGTGAAGAATCCGGGCGTTTGGAAGAAATGTTGGCAAAAGTAGCCGATTATTACGAAGCACAGGTTGACGGCTTGGTCGACACCTTGGCAAAACAAATTGAACCGCTGATCATGGCGGTATTGGGCGGTATTGTGGGCAGTTTGGTCATCGCCATGTACTTGCCCATCTTTAAACTTGGGGCTGTTGTTTAG
- a CDS encoding glucan biosynthesis protein, whose protein sequence is MKSNLPIWLLSFVLLTLNSVNAYAADGCFAHVKQVAEQLSSQPFSKTPMMKVDTGRITYDHYQHIKFKGNQTFWRDEKLPFQLEFMHPGMHYIHPIELFAWEDGAATPIKFSRKYYDYTEVKGLNLENDEPNMGFTGFRILAKLGGKHSSYTEALVFQGASYFRALGLDQKYGLSARGLAINTSLEGKEEFPDYTKFWLEKPAKDADTLVFCALLDSPSTTGATRFVLTPGNSTEMEVETQLYPRQDMTEIGIAPLTSMFFHGENSQQHYGDYRPEVHDSDGLMIQKGDEWVWQPLWEVPYFNFQSTPIEKLSGFGLLQRDRDFNNYQDLEAWYHARPSVWIEPLEDWGKGSVQLLRLHTESDIVDNIVAYWKSDAGNAFRHLHYRMSWRSDEPPAHTLGKVVATRATNKAVDGLPGHKGRIRFIVDFNDVPKLDKMPQVELVFNGAGQTKPAVIQENPYVKGWRVIAAVFPETCDKPMTATIRLTDGSNPVSETWSYPIPESLCLAP, encoded by the coding sequence ATGAAATCTAACCTGCCTATTTGGCTCTTATCGTTTGTACTGCTAACCCTGAATAGCGTTAACGCTTACGCTGCTGACGGCTGTTTTGCACACGTCAAACAGGTGGCGGAACAACTTTCCAGCCAACCATTCAGCAAAACGCCCATGATGAAAGTGGATACGGGGCGGATAACCTATGACCACTATCAGCACATCAAGTTCAAAGGCAACCAAACCTTTTGGCGCGACGAAAAGCTACCGTTTCAACTCGAATTTATGCATCCGGGTATGCACTACATTCACCCCATCGAACTGTTTGCCTGGGAAGACGGCGCAGCGACCCCCATCAAATTTTCGCGCAAATACTATGACTACACCGAAGTCAAAGGCTTAAACCTCGAAAATGACGAACCCAATATGGGGTTTACCGGCTTTCGCATCCTCGCCAAACTCGGCGGCAAACACTCCAGTTACACCGAAGCGCTGGTGTTCCAAGGGGCAAGTTACTTCCGTGCACTGGGGCTGGATCAAAAATACGGCCTGTCCGCGCGCGGTCTTGCCATCAACACCTCGCTGGAAGGCAAAGAAGAATTTCCCGACTACACCAAATTCTGGCTGGAAAAACCGGCGAAAGATGCCGACACCTTGGTATTTTGCGCCCTGCTCGATTCGCCCTCGACCACGGGTGCGACCCGTTTTGTGCTGACCCCCGGCAACAGCACTGAGATGGAAGTCGAAACCCAGCTTTACCCACGCCAAGACATGACAGAAATCGGCATTGCGCCGCTGACCAGCATGTTCTTCCACGGTGAAAACTCCCAGCAACATTACGGCGATTACCGCCCTGAAGTGCACGATTCTGACGGCCTCATGATTCAGAAAGGCGACGAATGGGTGTGGCAACCGCTGTGGGAAGTGCCTTATTTCAACTTCCAATCCACGCCTATCGAAAAACTCAGCGGGTTTGGCTTGTTGCAACGTGATCGCGACTTCAACAATTATCAGGATCTGGAAGCCTGGTATCACGCCCGCCCCAGCGTCTGGATAGAACCGCTGGAAGATTGGGGCAAAGGCAGCGTGCAACTTTTACGTTTACACACCGAATCCGACATCGTGGATAACATCGTGGCATACTGGAAAAGTGATGCAGGCAACGCTTTCCGCCACCTGCACTACCGTATGTCTTGGCGTTCGGATGAACCACCCGCGCATACTTTAGGTAAAGTTGTGGCAACACGCGCAACCAATAAAGCCGTGGATGGCTTGCCGGGTCACAAAGGCCGTATTCGTTTTATTGTCGATTTCAATGATGTACCGAAACTGGATAAAATGCCGCAAGTAGAGTTAGTATTCAATGGCGCAGGCCAAACCAAACCAGCGGTCATCCAAGAGAACCCTTACGTAAAAGGCTGGCGGGTCATTGCGGCGGTATTCCCGGAAACGTGTGACAAACCCATGACCGCTACCATCCGCCTGACGGACGGCAGCAACCCTGTGAGCGAAACGTGGTCTTACCCTATTCCTGAGTCATTGTGCCTCGCACCCTGA
- the ubiE gene encoding bifunctional demethylmenaquinone methyltransferase/2-methoxy-6-polyprenyl-1,4-benzoquinol methylase UbiE, with translation MAEQEQTTHFGFQQVPVTEKASRVAGVFHSVADKYDVMNDVMSFGVHRLWKRFTIDAAGAKRGNRVLDLAGGTGDLAAKFARIVGDDGEVILSDINASMLENGRERLTDMGIGGNVRYVQANAECLPFADNHFDIITIAFGLRNVTDKDKALRSMYRVLKPGGRLLVLEFSKPSVPGLAPIYDQYSFKFLPMMGKLIANDAESYRYLAESIRMHPDQATLKAMMDAAGFERTTYTNMTGGIVALHKGFKF, from the coding sequence ATGGCAGAACAGGAACAAACCACCCATTTCGGTTTTCAACAAGTACCCGTTACCGAGAAAGCTAGTCGGGTTGCCGGAGTATTTCATTCAGTAGCCGACAAGTACGACGTAATGAACGACGTAATGTCATTTGGCGTGCATCGCTTGTGGAAACGCTTCACGATTGATGCGGCAGGTGCGAAACGCGGCAATCGCGTATTGGACTTGGCGGGCGGCACCGGTGATTTAGCCGCGAAGTTTGCGCGGATCGTGGGGGATGACGGCGAAGTGATTCTTTCCGACATCAATGCGTCGATGCTGGAAAACGGGCGGGAACGCTTAACTGACATGGGAATTGGTGGCAATGTGCGCTACGTGCAAGCCAATGCCGAGTGCTTGCCGTTTGCTGACAACCATTTCGACATTATCACCATCGCTTTCGGGCTGCGGAATGTGACGGATAAAGATAAAGCGTTGCGCTCCATGTACCGCGTGTTGAAACCGGGCGGACGCTTGTTGGTGCTGGAATTTTCCAAGCCATCCGTCCCCGGTTTAGCGCCGATCTACGACCAGTATTCGTTCAAATTCCTGCCGATGATGGGCAAATTGATTGCGAATGATGCGGAAAGCTACCGTTATCTCGCGGAATCCATCCGTATGCACCCCGATCAAGCCACGCTCAAAGCCATGATGGACGCGGCAGGTTTTGAACGCACCACTTACACCAATATGACGGGTGGCATTGTAGCGTTGCACAAGGGCTTCAAATTCTGA